CAAGCCGAGACAAGGAGACATGGACTTAATAATAGTGTGTAGCCTTAACACGCACCTCTTTTTGAATCTCATCTATTTTGGTACTTTAAAGATTTTCACTGGCGCCAATATTGTAACGGAGAGTTATCTTTTCTCGCTGCAGTAGTTTCTCCTTTCTAACTCTCGgcagttcaaaatttataaattccggTACGACGGTACAATTGATCGTTAACACAAGAGTTGGTGTGTTAACGATACCATCTGATGTCTTCTTCGTTATGCgaacatttattattttctggGGAGCAAGCTCAACttctgtttcttttttcataGCATCAACTTCATTGCAAAATACAACGAATTTGCGTAAGTTCAGGATGGCGACCAATTTCACCTTTCCACCTTTCCAGCGTACTCCTCTTCTGATCTCCTAATATAAAGCCTACCTCGCATGTTTTCCGTGTCCATCCATTCGGGAATTGTCCGACCAGGATTGTCTCCTGGTAAAGGACACTGCTTCACTTTTTTACgcatttagtgaaaaaaaaaacaattactttTCGATCCGAAACTAGCACACTCTTGAAAGTACGACTGATCGCCTCGAAAGCAGAGAGTGAACTTTTGCACGCCATTTTCAGGAGCAAATAATCGTTGTGAGGTGCCAGTTGGGCTTGCAGCTTTCTACATAGAATCCAATTTTTACAATCACAAATCGATTAGTTCTTGGAGGGCGCACCCTGtgaattaaaataagaattagTTTGTTTCCTAAAGCGtttccgtaaaaaggatttttgTTGACACAAACTCAATTATACCAATATATGGATGTGATCGAAAATGAAAACCCAACCAAACGCTACTCTAGCTAAGGTTCGAagattttttgtatgtttttttttgtaatttattttttcgtcaTTCTTTATACGATTAACCACCTTCTGCAATTTTCTGTTTTCCTGTTACTTTATTTCCTTTGTTTTGGTAATAGAATCTTTCCTCCAATGAAAAGTATAGTGTTGTTCAAGTGTCTGTGTAACTTATTATTCTGCATCAGCAGGATCAGGCTGCGCGCGCTAAAATTCTTTCCGTTTTTGCgtctactgtttttttttcttcttgctgGCTGGGCTGGCTGGAAATTACAAAAAccttttgctgttttttttttcttctttcgctCTCTTATTTGGTTGAAATTTATGATTCAAACTTTACACAAAAATACTGTTTTACATGCCGTTTTGCTTCCTTAGTTTTTCCATTCTTTAGATCTGGGTTTCTGATTCGGTATTCCACTCAACAATATGTCTGTTCAATCAACtctagtcgaaacgggtcgaatcaagtagaaatggattgacagttgatcacctgtctctttccaattgacttcgaccgatttctaccaagtcgaaactaatcctgctgccgagctggattggtttcgactagtttcaacttgctccattgaacatcgacctgactagtttcgaccaaaacattggctcgttgaacgtctatcagttaacagaaaccagttgaaaccgatttttactaacgattgaacgaagctaataTAATGGTAATTAGGAGCTACTGGTATGAGAAGTACATAAATTGAGTTTTCCTTTTGTTAAGATGTTGCCATTCAGCAATTTCGTGACTAATCCGGCTGCATTCGAGTCCTTTCCTCTTAATAGTTAATAATATTCCTATTCTGCAGGTGATTGtgactgttttttttgtctgttcGGCAATGAGTTTAGGTGCATTTATTTGTAGATATTCAATATTCCTTTTTACGGTGATCTATCTGTTACGGTAAATCGCTATCGTAGATCTGATTAAGATTTTgcgtttcaaatttgttttattttgtctgTTTTTAACACCTACCATTCTGTACGTTTTAGCTGATTTGCTAATATTTTCTTCGCAAACATGCAATGTTGATACCTATCAAAATGATTTGATGCAGTAATTTAGCCTCCATTAGATTTGCTCGCAGATGAATATCATGGAAAGGGAACCCAATTCACGCCCAGGCAGTGTGTTTCTTTCTCAATTCAAGACCTGTGTCATTCTGCTTCGAGTCCTCTAAAGCAAACAAAACCAGTCGAATCGATCTGGAATTTGTTTGTCGATGCCGGTTTACCAAAACAATGcaaatgtacaaaaataattGTGCTATATTTTTCAGGTCTTTTTGTGCGGATAAAAAGTGTATGCCTACCAAAATATACGTTTTCGAAAAAGGATTCCCTGTTattggtaataaaaaaaaaagctaatttttCATAGGTTAACTTGCCCCATACCTTTAAGGAATATCaatctggaaattttacacGCACATTTTACACGAACACTGGACCACCAATCGAATTGGAAGTGGTTTTGGAGGGAGAGAACACTCAATAAATACCACACCACAGAGCGGAAAAggcgtttttttttagtaagtatatataatttttatcatttttccaaTAGAGTTTGGTCTTGGTTTTAAGATGATACGACAGACAACGTTTAACGATGATTGTTTTTCTCATTAGAAAATTATACTCCGGACTTTTTATTCCCCTAAGAAACAATCAAAACACAATAGAAGATTGATCATccgaaaattatttctaaataaaaacacgCTTTTTTATACTGCTGAACAGGTTTAATCTGCATTGATAtcatttattcaattaaaacttCTCGCacgtgaacaaaaaaaaatacaaatggaaTCATCAGTTCATTCTAACGTTATTTAACGAAAAAGTTACGCGTCAACTGGTACGCTGGCTAGGCCAAGTGTCTCATTGACGCCATTTTTCGTTAAACTACACTAGGCATTACCATTTAAGTTCTCCCTTCCGTCTAGCAGAAAACTAACCGAAGAAACATGTGTTTAGAAAAATTCTTCCAACCCATACCGTTCTTTTGCTTCATATCATTCTTGTTTTGCTAACTTCTCTTTACTTCCTTCCTTTATTTTGTAAGGTaccattttacaaacaaaacaatttcttataaaaatcaaaccatcAATTATCTACTAGAATTTTCTCAGATTTACGATTTCTGTTTCTAAAAAGTGCTTTCCCTAAATCGACTTTGTTTTCATCATGAGGAAAAACTAAACATTCAGAGCGCTTTTGTTTGAGAAGGTAtcgttaatttgtttttattattctgtgattttggttttgttttcttGTATTCAGCTGATGAAGTAACAATCAGATATCACTGGGTGTGTGTGTCGTTCATTTGTTGACTGGTTGACTATTGAGAAGTCAGGATTTTGTTGATGTAGATTTTTCACATCTGCCGTtgtttcatttctatttttcaataaactatATGCTGCCTGTTGGTTTGAATTTGTGTGTTTATTTGAGTGTGTATGAGTGGTTGAGTCCTGTGGAGTCTGGGACGCTAGTTTTTGGTCGTCTTTTGACGCTTTTTTGACGACCGGTGACGTTCCGCGGACTGTTCGGTTTCATTTTTCTCTCTTGAAGATTTGGTTTTACACCTCTGGATGGGTTGAATTTGCGCTAATGAAATTCGTTTTCGAGAATACAAGTTAAAATAGTAAATAGAATGTGTTCCGGACTGCTTCTTCCTCCTTctctgctgttgctgctgctagtATACTCCACACTACCCTAATGGCTGCTGATCGGTCCGCTCCATACGCTCTTCTGTATTCAAACACACAGAATTATATACGCTACAAGTTGTACTCCCTGCTTCCCGGAACAGCCTCCCTTCTTCTCCTTCTCGCTCGCTCACTTGCTGCTGCTAGGGGGCTCCTAGCATGTTTAACCGCTCTTAAATAAAAGGATCGCAACTTGTCCCAGGTAGAAGTAGATAAAGTGGCGCGTTTCGTGCGTGACGTACGATCCAAAGTTTCGGCCAACGATGCAGTGCCAGGTGGGGTTGTACTTTTTGTCGAATTCCTTCTTGATGTAGGCGGCGATATCCTGTGGAAAGATGGaaaaacaaagagaaaaaaaattgaattagcgAGTTGCTACGTGCATAATGGAGCGGCGCGGCGAGGCAATCTGGAACGTACTGAACCGTAAAATTGTATCACCAAGTGAACTGGAGGGGTTGTGTTGCGGACACGCCAGACACGGCGGCAGAATCATTAGATAGTGTTTGTTTCTCTCGACACACAAGAGCTCATGATTGACTAGGAAGCAGCTAATAGCATCCATTATGATAAACTACAAATGTGATTAAAAGTTGGCCGTCGCGTTCGGTTTGTCTTGGAAGAAGAGAAGGCAATAAACTCTCAAGTCACACACGTGAATGGTGGAAGAAATTGATCCAATTTCGATGGGGTGGCAggagacttttttttatatcgaaataATTCTCTATATCCTATATTATTCGAATATCAATTCAATTTTGCCAATGT
This sequence is a window from Uranotaenia lowii strain MFRU-FL chromosome 3, ASM2978415v1, whole genome shotgun sequence. Protein-coding genes within it:
- the LOC129750894 gene encoding dynein light chain 1, cytoplasmic isoform X2, which gives rise to MSDRKAVIKNADMGEEMQQDAVDCATQALEKYNIEKDIAAYIKKEFDKKYNPTWHCIVGRNFGSYVTHETRHFIYFYLGQVAILLFKSG